The Geobacter sp. AOG2 genome includes a window with the following:
- the nuoL gene encoding NADH-quinone oxidoreductase subunit L, whose product MFDNVWLIPLFPFIGFLVNGLLGKKIKNETVIGGIGAFAVLCSFIVSCMTILSLLSLPGEERVANVKLFTWITSGNFNADIAFLIDPLSCVMIMIVTGVGFLIHVYSIGYMHGEEGFYRFFAYLNLFMFSMLLLVLGNNLLLMFVGWEGVGLCSYLLIGYYFHKKSAGDAGKKAFVMNRVGDFGFLLGAFTLFWYMGQNHNVWTIKFTELAANSHLLPTGGIVTVITLCFFLGATGKSAQIPLYTWLPDAMEGPTPVSALIHAATMVTAGVYMIGRMNYLFIRSPETLMVIAVIGACTALFAATIGTAQNDIKRVLAYSTVSQLGYMFLAMGSGAFAAGIFHLMTHAFFKACLFLGSGAVIHSMHHALHHVHSHDDAQDMRNMGGLKSKMPLTFLTFLLATIAISGIPGFSGFFSKDEILWQAFSNPHHGDLNYLLWGMGAVAAGLTAFYMFRLVFMTFFGECRITPKAKDHLHESPMVIVIPLIVLAALSVVGGYIGLPKLIGELFGGIPNYFEHYLEPVFKFSEEYMAQHAAHGAEHHSIGLEWGLMGLSVLIALFGIGVAFTMYVKNTELPKRFVATFPALHRAVYNKWYIDELYDYLFVNPCKALGRFLWKGFDVVVVDGAVNGVANVVMAFSGVFRYMQSGYIYNYAWSMAFGVVVMLGYYVFK is encoded by the coding sequence ATGTTTGACAACGTATGGCTGATCCCGCTCTTCCCCTTCATCGGCTTCCTGGTCAACGGCCTTTTGGGGAAAAAGATCAAGAACGAGACCGTCATCGGTGGTATCGGCGCATTTGCCGTGCTCTGTTCGTTCATCGTTTCCTGTATGACCATACTCAGTCTCCTGTCGTTGCCGGGTGAGGAGCGGGTGGCCAACGTCAAGTTGTTTACCTGGATCACCTCAGGCAACTTCAATGCCGACATCGCCTTCCTGATCGATCCGCTCTCCTGTGTCATGATCATGATCGTCACCGGCGTAGGCTTCCTGATCCATGTCTACTCCATCGGTTACATGCACGGTGAAGAAGGGTTCTACCGTTTCTTCGCCTACCTGAACCTGTTCATGTTCTCCATGCTTCTCCTGGTGTTGGGTAACAACCTGCTTCTGATGTTCGTCGGTTGGGAGGGCGTCGGTCTTTGCTCCTATCTGCTGATCGGCTACTACTTCCACAAAAAATCGGCTGGCGACGCCGGCAAGAAAGCATTTGTCATGAACCGTGTCGGCGACTTCGGTTTTCTGCTGGGCGCCTTCACCCTGTTCTGGTACATGGGGCAGAACCATAACGTTTGGACCATCAAATTCACCGAACTGGCCGCCAATTCCCATCTCCTGCCGACCGGCGGAATTGTTACCGTGATCACCCTCTGCTTCTTCCTGGGAGCGACCGGCAAGTCGGCCCAGATCCCTCTCTATACCTGGCTGCCGGACGCCATGGAAGGCCCGACTCCCGTCTCAGCTCTGATCCACGCTGCTACCATGGTCACCGCCGGCGTGTATATGATCGGCCGCATGAATTACCTGTTCATCCGCTCCCCCGAAACCCTTATGGTTATCGCCGTGATCGGCGCATGTACCGCACTGTTCGCCGCCACCATCGGCACGGCGCAGAACGATATCAAGCGCGTGCTGGCCTACTCGACCGTTTCGCAGCTCGGTTACATGTTCCTGGCCATGGGCTCCGGTGCCTTTGCCGCCGGTATCTTCCACCTCATGACCCACGCCTTCTTCAAGGCCTGTCTGTTCCTCGGGTCCGGCGCGGTGATCCACTCCATGCATCATGCCCTGCACCATGTCCATTCCCATGATGACGCTCAGGATATGCGCAACATGGGCGGGTTGAAATCCAAAATGCCGCTGACCTTTCTGACCTTTTTACTGGCAACCATCGCTATTTCCGGCATACCCGGCTTCTCGGGCTTCTTCTCCAAGGACGAGATCCTCTGGCAGGCTTTCTCCAACCCCCACCACGGTGATTTGAACTACCTGCTATGGGGCATGGGAGCCGTGGCCGCCGGCCTGACCGCCTTTTACATGTTCCGTTTGGTGTTCATGACGTTCTTCGGCGAATGCCGCATCACCCCCAAGGCCAAGGACCACCTGCACGAATCACCCATGGTGATCGTCATCCCCCTGATCGTGCTGGCTGCCCTGTCGGTAGTGGGCGGTTACATCGGTTTGCCCAAGTTGATCGGCGAACTGTTCGGTGGTATCCCCAACTATTTTGAACACTATCTGGAGCCGGTCTTCAAGTTCTCGGAAGAATACATGGCGCAACATGCGGCCCATGGCGCCGAACACCACAGTATCGGTCTCGAGTGGGGCCTGATGGGGTTGTCAGTCCTGATTGCGCTGTTTGGCATCGGTGTCGCCTTTACCATGTACGTCAAAAATACAGAATTGCCGAAAAGATTCGTGGCCACATTTCCGGCACTGCACCGCGCCGTCTACAACAAATGGTACATTGATGAACTGTACGACTACCTGTTCGTCAACCCCTGCAAGGCGCTGGGCCGTTTTCTTTGGAAAGGCTTCGACGTTGTGGTGGTCGATGGTGCCGTCAACGGCGTCGCCAATGTGGTGATGGCCTTCAGCGGTGTGTTCCGCTATATGCAGTCCGGTTACATCTACAACTACGCTTGGTCCATGGCCTTCGGTGTGGTGGTGATGCTGGGCTACTACGTCTTCAAGTAA
- the nuoI gene encoding NADH-quinone oxidoreductase subunit NuoI — MNPITPIINGLKITLSHLFKKPVTLQYPTERPKVAQRFRGLHALNVSHNKAKCVACYLCPTVCPAKCITVEAGEDANHDKYAARYEIDMLRCIFCGYCVEACPVDAIRMTGEFELANYRRQDFVYSKERLLEKK; from the coding sequence ATGAATCCGATTACGCCGATTATAAATGGTCTGAAGATCACTCTGAGCCACCTCTTCAAGAAGCCGGTCACCCTGCAGTACCCGACCGAGCGTCCCAAGGTCGCGCAACGTTTCAGGGGATTGCATGCCCTCAACGTCTCCCACAACAAGGCCAAATGCGTGGCGTGCTACCTCTGCCCCACGGTCTGCCCGGCCAAGTGCATCACCGTCGAGGCGGGTGAGGATGCCAATCACGATAAGTATGCGGCCAGGTATGAGATCGACATGCTACGGTGCATCTTCTGCGGTTATTGCGTGGAGGCCTGTCCGGTGGACGCCATCAGGATGACCGGCGAGTTCGAGCTGGCAAACTATCGCCGCCAGGATTTTGTCTATTCCAAGGAACGCCTCTTAGAAAAGAAATAA
- a CDS encoding molybdopterin-dependent oxidoreductase, protein MVNLTIDDKQVTAPKSATIYEAAKINGIKIPILCHDKKLKPFGACRMCLVEVEQMKGRQIPACTTPVTDGMIIRTSTPDIIKARKMVLELLLLNHPIDCPVCDKGGDCDLQNLTYEYQVNANRFSDEKFHHEIDYSNPLIERDMNRCVLCGKCARICDEIVSFGALTFISRGIETKIGCEFEGSLNCEFCGSCVSVCPVGSLLARPFKFKARFWALTNQKSVCSYCGTGCNLTLGVKDNKVLTTVYDENQGFHNGQLCCRGRFGYQFINSDKRLTTPLVRKGGALMEASWDEALELVATRLRGAGASAAALATPRLTNEELLLFKKLMEAAGSANYDHSAGYAHAALTKGFARSFGATASPSTILDIQKSDLLLVIKTDSYETHPVIGFEINMAVKNKGAKLNILSDKRGKLSKLPDAKTFVHTPGSEIAVINSLAKAILDEKLAAGSAVSIPGYADLEKALAGFTPDAVAVQSGLSAAAIKQLASDYAKAEKALIIFPVGNAYPGHNADMASAVANLALLTGKLGTEGSGVLCMAEKNNSQGAVDMGFYATSGLQAGQIMDGCASGAIKTLFLAGENPVVSYPNRAVVTTALDKVEFLVVSDLFMTETAAMADVVLPACSFAEKEGTFTSVDRRVQHIKPAIRKVGQSRTDFEIFSTLIAKLGGQAPAAPAAVFGEIAASAPGYAGMSYAALGETGAFAPVDITPAFVVPKTVAVEPAAGKLALVIGSVLYHNGTLSQFGEGPMYVCPEGYVELSRGDAAKLNVAENDLLNVTSAAGSTKLKARISSRMPEGVLFSPYHFGAAEINRVWSGAPVTWVTVTK, encoded by the coding sequence ATGGTAAATCTGACGATAGATGACAAGCAGGTTACGGCTCCCAAGAGCGCGACCATTTACGAAGCCGCCAAGATCAACGGGATCAAGATCCCGATCCTGTGCCACGACAAGAAATTGAAACCCTTCGGCGCCTGCCGCATGTGCTTGGTGGAAGTGGAACAGATGAAGGGACGGCAGATTCCGGCCTGTACTACGCCGGTCACCGACGGCATGATCATCCGTACCTCAACCCCGGATATCATCAAGGCTCGCAAGATGGTCCTGGAACTCTTGCTGCTCAACCACCCCATCGACTGTCCGGTCTGTGACAAGGGTGGTGACTGCGACTTGCAGAACCTGACCTATGAATATCAGGTGAATGCCAACCGTTTCAGTGATGAGAAATTTCACCATGAGATTGACTATAGCAACCCGCTGATCGAGCGCGACATGAACCGCTGCGTGCTGTGCGGCAAGTGCGCCCGCATCTGCGACGAGATCGTCTCCTTCGGCGCCCTGACCTTCATCAGTCGTGGCATTGAAACAAAGATCGGCTGCGAGTTCGAAGGCTCGCTCAACTGTGAGTTCTGCGGTTCCTGTGTCTCTGTCTGCCCGGTCGGCTCGCTTCTGGCACGTCCTTTCAAGTTCAAGGCCCGCTTCTGGGCTCTTACCAACCAGAAATCCGTGTGCAGCTACTGCGGCACCGGCTGCAACCTGACCCTTGGCGTCAAGGACAACAAAGTTCTGACCACGGTTTACGACGAAAACCAGGGATTCCACAACGGCCAACTCTGCTGTCGTGGCCGGTTCGGGTATCAGTTCATCAACTCGGACAAGCGCCTGACCACCCCGCTGGTTCGTAAGGGCGGTGCCCTGATGGAAGCGAGTTGGGACGAAGCACTGGAGTTGGTCGCCACTCGCCTGAGGGGTGCCGGTGCATCGGCGGCCGCCTTGGCCACGCCGCGCCTAACCAACGAAGAACTGCTGCTGTTCAAGAAACTGATGGAGGCCGCCGGTTCCGCCAATTACGACCATTCAGCCGGCTACGCCCACGCCGCCCTTACCAAGGGTTTCGCCCGCAGCTTCGGGGCAACGGCTTCTCCTTCGACCATTCTTGATATACAGAAGAGCGACCTACTTCTGGTCATCAAGACCGATAGCTATGAAACTCATCCAGTGATCGGTTTCGAGATCAACATGGCGGTCAAGAACAAGGGCGCCAAGCTGAACATCCTCTCCGACAAGCGCGGTAAGCTCTCCAAGCTGCCGGACGCCAAAACCTTCGTGCACACCCCTGGCAGCGAGATCGCCGTCATCAACTCCCTGGCAAAGGCGATCTTAGATGAAAAACTGGCTGCAGGTTCCGCCGTTTCGATCCCCGGTTATGCCGATCTGGAAAAGGCTCTGGCCGGTTTCACACCGGATGCGGTTGCCGTGCAGAGCGGCCTGAGCGCCGCCGCAATCAAGCAACTTGCCAGCGACTACGCAAAGGCCGAGAAAGCCTTGATCATCTTCCCCGTCGGCAATGCCTATCCCGGCCATAACGCCGACATGGCCAGCGCCGTGGCCAACCTGGCTCTCCTGACCGGCAAGCTCGGCACGGAAGGGAGCGGCGTCCTTTGCATGGCTGAAAAGAACAACAGCCAGGGCGCCGTGGATATGGGGTTCTACGCCACCAGCGGTCTGCAGGCGGGACAGATCATGGACGGTTGCGCCAGCGGTGCAATCAAAACCCTGTTCCTTGCCGGCGAGAACCCGGTCGTTTCCTACCCGAACCGGGCTGTCGTCACGACGGCCCTTGACAAAGTTGAATTTCTGGTGGTCTCCGACCTGTTCATGACCGAGACTGCGGCCATGGCCGACGTCGTGCTACCTGCCTGCTCTTTTGCCGAAAAGGAAGGGACCTTCACCAGCGTTGACCGTCGTGTTCAGCACATCAAACCGGCCATCAGGAAGGTCGGCCAAAGCCGTACCGATTTTGAGATCTTCAGCACTCTGATCGCCAAGCTGGGTGGGCAGGCGCCCGCCGCGCCGGCGGCCGTATTCGGTGAGATTGCGGCATCAGCCCCCGGATATGCCGGCATGTCCTATGCCGCCCTAGGAGAAACGGGGGCCTTTGCACCGGTTGACATCACGCCCGCGTTCGTCGTGCCCAAGACAGTGGCCGTTGAACCGGCGGCAGGCAAACTGGCTCTGGTCATCGGCAGCGTCCTGTACCATAACGGCACCCTGTCCCAGTTTGGCGAAGGTCCCATGTATGTCTGCCCTGAAGGGTACGTGGAACTCTCCCGTGGCGATGCCGCCAAGCTGAATGTCGCAGAAAACGATCTGCTGAATGTGACCTCCGCGGCCGGCTCGACCAAGCTGAAGGCCAGGATCAGCTCGCGCATGCCTGAAGGCGTGCTGTTCAGTCCGTACCACTTTGGCGCGGCTGAAATCAACCGGGTCTGGAGCGGTGCTCCGGTTACCTGGGTGACCGTGACCAAGTAA
- the nuoH gene encoding NADH-quinone oxidoreductase subunit NuoH, translated as MGIEILGLPMMYYIAMVAKVLVAFVFVLLTVAYATYAERKIIGHMQVRLGPMRTGWHGLLQPIADGVKLFFKEEIIPSQASTFAFLIAPLIALIPAFITFAVIPFGGVIEVGGYKIPLQIASYFDMNAGRVFDVNVGVLYILAMSSLGVYGIVLAGWASNSKYSLMGGLRASAQMISYELSAGLAIVSVFMLSGTLSLNEIVNQQSGFGWYAFKQPLAAVMFFICSLAEINRTPFDLPEAETELVSGFCTEYSSMKYAMFFMAEYANMVTVCALTATLFLGGWNGPLATAIPLLGPVYFVAKVYFLMFFCMWIRATLPRYRYDQLMHLGWKVLLPLALVNIVVTGVVGYFIN; from the coding sequence ATGGGAATCGAGATTTTAGGACTGCCGATGATGTATTACATCGCCATGGTCGCCAAGGTTCTTGTGGCATTCGTCTTCGTGCTCTTGACCGTGGCCTATGCCACCTACGCCGAGCGTAAAATCATCGGCCACATGCAGGTACGCCTGGGACCGATGCGCACCGGCTGGCACGGCCTGTTGCAACCGATCGCCGACGGGGTCAAGCTCTTTTTCAAGGAAGAGATTATCCCCTCCCAGGCGAGTACGTTCGCGTTCCTGATCGCGCCGCTGATCGCCCTCATACCGGCCTTTATCACCTTTGCAGTCATCCCCTTCGGCGGCGTCATCGAGGTGGGAGGCTATAAGATCCCGCTACAGATCGCCAGCTATTTCGACATGAATGCAGGTCGGGTCTTCGATGTCAACGTCGGCGTCCTCTATATCCTGGCAATGTCCTCCCTGGGGGTTTACGGCATCGTCCTGGCTGGTTGGGCGTCTAACAGCAAATACTCCCTGATGGGCGGCCTGCGCGCCTCTGCACAGATGATCTCCTACGAGCTTTCGGCCGGTCTGGCCATTGTGTCGGTGTTCATGCTCTCCGGTACCCTGTCACTCAACGAGATCGTTAATCAGCAGTCCGGTTTCGGCTGGTATGCCTTCAAGCAACCACTGGCTGCCGTCATGTTCTTCATCTGCTCCCTGGCCGAGATCAACCGCACTCCCTTCGACCTTCCCGAGGCAGAAACCGAGTTGGTATCCGGTTTCTGCACCGAGTATTCAAGCATGAAGTACGCCATGTTTTTCATGGCCGAGTATGCAAACATGGTGACGGTCTGCGCCCTGACGGCAACCCTGTTTCTGGGCGGCTGGAACGGACCGCTGGCTACCGCTATTCCCCTGCTTGGACCGGTCTATTTCGTGGCCAAGGTGTATTTCCTGATGTTTTTCTGCATGTGGATTCGCGCCACACTGCCCCGCTACCGTTACGATCAGCTCATGCACCTGGGATGGAAAGTGCTCCTGCCGCTGGCGCTGGTGAATATCGTGGTGACCGGCGTCGTTGGCTACTTCATCAACTAA
- a CDS encoding NADH-quinone oxidoreductase subunit J, with protein METLFFLIITLVAIVSAILVITCKNPINSALSLVMTFFCLATYYVMLDAPFMAAVQVMVYAGAIMVLIVFTIMLLNIRVDATKKHSHKIVLGSIIGFFTLVNTAFIIFKSRVAMPNGPLTGEMIRQQGHTELIGREMFTTFLLPFEITSILLLVAIVGAVILAKKKL; from the coding sequence ATGGAAACCCTCTTCTTCCTAATCATCACGCTGGTGGCCATTGTGTCGGCGATCCTGGTGATCACCTGCAAGAACCCGATCAATAGCGCCCTGTCGCTGGTGATGACCTTCTTCTGCCTGGCAACATACTATGTCATGCTGGATGCCCCCTTCATGGCAGCCGTGCAGGTAATGGTGTACGCCGGTGCCATCATGGTCCTGATCGTGTTTACCATCATGCTGCTCAACATCAGGGTTGACGCGACCAAGAAACATTCCCACAAAATCGTGTTGGGTTCCATTATCGGTTTCTTCACCCTGGTCAACACGGCCTTCATCATCTTCAAGAGCCGTGTTGCCATGCCCAACGGGCCATTGACCGGTGAGATGATCAGGCAACAGGGGCACACCGAACTGATCGGGCGCGAGATGTTCACCACCTTCCTGCTCCCCTTCGAAATCACCTCGATCCTGCTCCTGGTGGCCATTGTCGGCGCGGTCATCCTGGCAAAGAAAAAACTCTAA
- the nuoK gene encoding NADH-quinone oxidoreductase subunit NuoK: MENLNSYLIVSAILFSIGTIGVLTRKNAIVIFMCVELMLNAVNLTFVALSRHLGNLDGQIFVFFVMTVAAAEAAVGLALMIAFYNNKESIDVEDMNIMKW; the protein is encoded by the coding sequence ATGGAAAACCTGAACAGCTATCTCATCGTGAGCGCCATCCTCTTCTCCATCGGGACCATCGGCGTGCTGACCCGTAAGAATGCCATCGTGATCTTCATGTGCGTTGAACTGATGCTCAATGCGGTCAACCTGACGTTCGTGGCGCTCTCCCGTCATCTGGGCAACCTGGACGGCCAGATCTTCGTGTTTTTCGTCATGACCGTCGCCGCCGCCGAGGCTGCCGTCGGCCTGGCCCTGATGATTGCCTTCTACAACAACAAGGAATCCATTGATGTGGAAGACATGAACATCATGAAGTGGTAG